A genome region from Streptomyces xanthophaeus includes the following:
- a CDS encoding roadblock/LC7 domain-containing protein, with the protein MTAPQTGNDTRGRGSGPLNWLLDELVDRVGSIRKAVVLSGDGLPTGSSKDLTREDSEHLAAVASGFHSLAKGVGRHFDSGRVRQTVVELDEAFLFVMAAGDGSCLAVLADADSDVGQVAYEMTLMVKRVGDHLATAPRTGLPAGG; encoded by the coding sequence ATGACCGCACCGCAGACCGGCAACGACACCAGGGGCCGCGGCTCCGGCCCGCTCAACTGGCTCCTCGACGAGCTCGTCGACCGGGTCGGCTCCATCCGCAAGGCGGTGGTCCTCTCCGGCGACGGCCTGCCCACCGGCAGCTCCAAGGACCTGACCCGCGAGGACAGCGAGCACCTGGCGGCGGTCGCCTCCGGTTTCCACAGCCTGGCCAAGGGCGTCGGCCGCCACTTCGACTCCGGCCGGGTCCGCCAGACCGTGGTCGAGCTGGACGAGGCCTTCCTCTTCGTCATGGCCGCGGGCGACGGCAGCTGCCTGGCCGTCCTGGCCGACGCCGACTCCGACGTCGGCCAGGTGGCGTACGAGATGACGCTCATGGTCAAGCGCGTCGGCGACCACCTGGCGACCGCCCCGCGCACCGGGCTGCCAGCCGGAGGGTGA
- a CDS encoding 5-oxoprolinase subunit B family protein, giving the protein MRPLVVGGEALLIELESADEVAALHAELLRRREAGELGPVRDLVPAARTVLLDGVRDPAALGARIARWEVPPLAPAQGPEVTVPVRYDGPDLVEVARLWRVAPREVPGIVGATVFRVAFCGFAPGFGYLTGLPERFHLPRRETPRTAVPAGSLALAGEYAGVYPRSSPGGWQLIGSTDAVLWDPRREPAALFAPGVRVRFTEGDGRG; this is encoded by the coding sequence GTGAGGCCCCTGGTGGTGGGTGGTGAGGCGCTGCTGATCGAACTGGAGTCGGCGGACGAGGTCGCCGCGCTCCACGCCGAGCTGCTGCGCCGCCGGGAGGCGGGCGAGCTGGGGCCCGTACGGGACCTCGTGCCGGCCGCGCGGACCGTGCTGCTGGACGGCGTACGGGACCCGGCGGCGCTCGGTGCCCGGATCGCGCGGTGGGAGGTCCCGCCGCTCGCGCCGGCGCAGGGGCCTGAGGTCACCGTGCCGGTGCGGTACGACGGCCCGGACCTGGTGGAGGTGGCCCGGCTGTGGAGGGTCGCCCCGCGGGAGGTCCCGGGGATCGTCGGCGCGACCGTCTTCCGGGTGGCCTTCTGCGGTTTCGCGCCGGGCTTCGGCTACCTGACGGGACTGCCGGAGCGCTTCCACCTCCCCCGCCGCGAGACGCCCCGTACGGCCGTCCCGGCGGGCTCGCTGGCGCTGGCCGGGGAGTACGCGGGGGTGTACCCGCGCTCCTCCCCCGGCGGCTGGCAGCTGATCGGCTCCACGGACGCGGTGCTGTGGGATCCGCGGCGCGAACCGGCGGCGCTCTTCGCACCCGGGGTCCGGGTGCGGTTCACGGAGGGGGACGGCCGTGGCTGA
- a CDS encoding sensor histidine kinase, with amino-acid sequence MRFRGKSIRRKIVALLLVPLVSLTALWGFATVITGREALQLFDVAYIIDKVGYPIEDVARVIQKERRQTLVVLGDPRAATATAELTKRRAETDQAVEQISVSARDPKVIDELSPQSAQRLHSIVAAFQGIGTMRRSVDQNALDPTQALDLYNRLVDPCYDFLMNLHGLDNVEVDKEGRALVGISRARELLSREDAVIASALAARNVTAPDVRRVSDFAANRGLLYEFNLVTLPADDRERFEKYWKDPATQPLRDAEERFIAGGAVNKPRSVTAAQWDEASTKVLDDLAAMNTDAGNRYQERIEPVAMDVMVQAAAAGILGFLALIVSLVLSVRIGRDLVRDLSRLRKEAHEASGVRLPSVMRRLAAGEHVDVETEAPHLEYEKDEVGQVGQALNTLQRAAVEAAVKQADLRRGVSEVFVNLARRNQVLLHRQLTLLDTMERRTEDTEELADLFRLDHMTTRMRRHAEGLVILSGAAPSRQWRKPVQLMDVVRAAVAEVEDYERIEVRRLTRLGIVGPAVADITHLIAELLENATVFSPPHTAVQVHGERVANGFTLEIHDRGLGMTPEALLDANLRLAETPEFELSDTDRLGLFVVSRLAQRHSVKVVLQPSPYGGTTAVLFLPAALLTEAPETNGAGARFDGARAAAKPLRSDKAGHLGRAGSERPTPAAMERASAGRQLPAAELRGPVELEAPLPAGGLDRLDGLDDPAALDDAPTAITSRIGAHGRPVMATLDDETPPNGIPRSALLGLRPADRPHTDRHADRGGSRKGDRDREALAPTGPVRLDTQRVETPHPDGSRSQGAVPLPRRRPTPTLVAEHGRRVEPRPVSVVPQPSPASTAGSDPGSDAGAAAPGPGIGGLPRRVRQASLAPQLKKSPSAALAEAAPDQAADRDADDVRTRMSALQRGWTAGRNQHAQQKSETGAGTSAADGPANENEGDGR; translated from the coding sequence ATGCGCTTTCGCGGGAAGTCCATCCGCCGGAAGATCGTGGCGTTGCTCCTTGTGCCGCTCGTCTCCCTGACCGCCCTCTGGGGCTTCGCGACAGTCATCACCGGCCGTGAGGCCCTCCAACTCTTCGACGTGGCCTACATCATCGACAAGGTCGGCTACCCCATCGAGGACGTCGCCCGCGTCATCCAGAAGGAACGGCGCCAGACCCTGGTCGTCCTCGGCGACCCCCGGGCCGCCACCGCCACGGCCGAACTCACCAAGCGCCGCGCCGAAACCGACCAGGCCGTCGAGCAGATCAGCGTCAGCGCCCGCGACCCCAAGGTCATCGACGAGCTGAGCCCGCAGAGCGCCCAGCGCCTGCACTCGATCGTCGCCGCCTTCCAGGGCATCGGCACCATGCGCCGCTCCGTCGACCAGAACGCCCTGGACCCCACGCAGGCCCTGGACCTCTACAACCGGCTGGTCGACCCCTGCTACGACTTCCTCATGAACCTCCACGGCCTGGACAACGTGGAGGTGGACAAGGAAGGCCGCGCCCTCGTCGGCATCAGCCGCGCCCGCGAACTGCTCTCCCGCGAGGACGCCGTCATCGCCTCGGCCCTCGCCGCGCGCAACGTCACCGCTCCCGACGTTCGCCGCGTCTCCGACTTCGCCGCCAACCGCGGCCTGCTCTACGAGTTCAACCTCGTGACCCTCCCCGCCGACGACCGGGAGCGCTTCGAGAAGTACTGGAAGGACCCCGCGACCCAGCCCCTGCGCGACGCCGAGGAACGCTTCATAGCCGGCGGCGCCGTCAACAAGCCGCGCAGCGTCACCGCCGCCCAGTGGGACGAGGCCTCCACCAAGGTCCTCGACGACCTGGCCGCCATGAACACCGACGCAGGCAACCGCTACCAGGAACGCATCGAGCCCGTCGCCATGGACGTCATGGTCCAGGCCGCCGCCGCCGGCATCCTCGGCTTCCTCGCCCTGATCGTGTCCCTGGTGCTGTCCGTACGCATCGGCCGCGACCTCGTCCGCGACCTGTCCCGGCTGCGCAAGGAGGCCCACGAGGCCTCCGGCGTGCGGCTGCCCAGCGTGATGCGCCGCCTCGCCGCCGGCGAGCACGTGGACGTGGAGACCGAGGCACCCCACCTCGAATACGAGAAGGACGAGGTCGGCCAGGTCGGCCAGGCCCTCAACACCCTCCAGCGCGCCGCCGTCGAGGCCGCCGTCAAGCAGGCCGACCTGCGCCGCGGCGTCTCCGAGGTGTTCGTCAACCTGGCCCGCCGCAACCAGGTGCTGCTGCACCGCCAGCTGACCCTCCTCGACACCATGGAACGCCGTACCGAGGACACCGAGGAACTGGCCGACCTCTTCCGCCTCGACCACATGACCACCCGCATGCGCCGGCACGCCGAGGGCCTCGTGATCCTCTCCGGCGCCGCGCCCTCGCGCCAGTGGCGCAAGCCCGTCCAGCTGATGGACGTCGTACGCGCCGCCGTCGCCGAGGTCGAGGACTACGAGCGCATCGAGGTACGCCGGCTCACCCGCCTGGGCATCGTCGGCCCCGCCGTCGCCGACATCACCCACCTCATCGCCGAACTCCTGGAGAACGCCACCGTGTTCTCGCCGCCGCACACCGCGGTCCAGGTGCACGGCGAGCGCGTCGCCAACGGCTTCACCCTGGAGATCCACGACCGCGGCCTCGGCATGACCCCCGAAGCGCTGCTCGACGCGAACCTCCGGCTCGCCGAGACCCCCGAGTTCGAACTCTCCGACACCGACCGCCTCGGCCTGTTCGTCGTCAGCCGCCTCGCACAGCGCCACAGCGTCAAGGTCGTCCTCCAGCCCAGCCCGTACGGAGGCACCACCGCGGTGCTCTTCCTGCCCGCGGCCCTGCTGACCGAGGCTCCCGAGACCAACGGCGCGGGCGCACGGTTCGACGGCGCCCGCGCCGCCGCCAAGCCCCTCCGGTCCGACAAGGCCGGCCACCTCGGCCGCGCAGGGTCCGAGCGGCCCACACCCGCCGCCATGGAGCGCGCGTCCGCCGGCCGCCAGCTGCCCGCCGCCGAACTGCGCGGACCGGTCGAGCTGGAGGCCCCGCTCCCGGCCGGCGGCCTGGACCGGCTGGACGGCCTCGACGACCCCGCCGCGCTCGACGACGCCCCCACGGCGATCACGAGCCGCATCGGCGCCCACGGCCGCCCGGTCATGGCGACGCTCGACGACGAGACCCCGCCGAACGGCATCCCGCGCAGCGCCCTCCTGGGCCTGCGCCCGGCGGACCGGCCGCACACCGACCGGCACGCGGACCGCGGAGGCTCCCGCAAGGGCGACCGCGACCGCGAGGCGCTCGCGCCCACCGGCCCGGTCCGGCTGGACACCCAGCGCGTGGAGACCCCGCATCCGGACGGCTCCCGCTCCCAGGGCGCCGTACCGCTGCCGCGGCGCCGCCCGACCCCGACTCTGGTCGCCGAGCACGGCCGCCGGGTGGAGCCCCGCCCGGTGTCCGTGGTCCCGCAGCCCTCCCCGGCCTCCACGGCCGGATCCGATCCCGGATCCGATGCGGGGGCCGCCGCACCCGGCCCCGGCATCGGCGGGCTGCCCCGCCGGGTCCGCCAGGCCAGCCTGGCGCCCCAGCTCAAGAAGTCCCCGTCCGCCGCCCTCGCCGAAGCCGCCCCCGACCAGGCGGCCGACCGCGACGCGGATGACGTACGTACGCGCATGTCCGCACTCCAGCGTGGCTGGACTGCGGGCCGCAACCAGCACGCACAGCAGAAGTCCGAGACCGGGGCAGGCACATCCGCCGCCGACGGTCCCGCGAACGAGAACGAAGGGGACGGTCGATGA
- a CDS encoding LamB/YcsF family protein, which yields MDSMIASVPVIDLNADLGEGFGRWTLTDDEALLSVVTSANVACGFHAGDPSIMRRVCELAAERGVRIGAQVSYRDLAGFGRRSMDVPPGELADEVAYQIGALEVFARAAGSRVSYVKPHGALYNRTVHDAGQAAAVVAGVRLAAGSGTTGGLPVLGLPGSLLLAAAGEAGLAPVPEAFADRAYTPAGTLVPRGEPHAVLHDPEAVVARAVRMAAEGAVTAADGSPVRVAARSLCLHGDTPGAAGLARRVREALGAAGVRVEAFA from the coding sequence ATGGATTCCATGATCGCATCCGTTCCGGTGATCGACCTCAACGCCGACCTCGGCGAGGGCTTCGGGCGCTGGACGCTCACCGACGACGAGGCCCTGCTCTCCGTCGTCACGAGCGCCAATGTGGCCTGCGGCTTCCACGCCGGTGACCCGTCCATCATGCGCCGCGTGTGCGAGCTGGCCGCGGAGCGGGGTGTGCGGATCGGCGCGCAGGTGTCCTACCGCGATCTGGCCGGTTTCGGGCGGCGCTCCATGGACGTGCCGCCCGGTGAGCTCGCCGACGAGGTGGCCTACCAGATCGGGGCGCTGGAGGTGTTCGCCCGGGCGGCCGGCTCCCGGGTGTCCTACGTGAAACCGCACGGCGCGCTGTACAACCGCACCGTGCACGACGCGGGCCAGGCCGCCGCCGTGGTCGCGGGCGTCCGGCTGGCGGCCGGGTCCGGTACCACCGGGGGCCTGCCGGTGCTGGGACTGCCCGGGTCGCTGCTGCTGGCCGCGGCCGGGGAGGCCGGGCTGGCTCCCGTACCGGAGGCATTCGCCGACCGCGCCTACACGCCGGCCGGGACGCTGGTCCCGCGCGGCGAGCCGCATGCCGTGCTGCACGACCCGGAGGCGGTCGTGGCGCGGGCCGTCCGGATGGCGGCCGAGGGGGCGGTGACGGCGGCCGACGGATCGCCGGTCCGGGTGGCCGCGCGCTCGCTGTGCCTGCACGGGGACACCCCGGGGGCGGCCGGGCTCGCCCGCCGGGTCCGGGAGGCGCTGGGCGCGGCCGGGGTCCGGGTGGAGGCCTTCGCGTGA
- a CDS encoding biotin-dependent carboxyltransferase family protein, with the protein MAEGLLVVRPGALTTVQDRGRPGYAHLGVPRSGALDTAAYALANRLVGNAPDAAALETTLDGVGLRALAATTVAVTGAPCPVRISGRPVAWGAPVRLPAGAELEVGRAESGVRGYVAVRGGLTVPPVLGSRSTDLLSGLGPPVLSAGMLLPVGLPGPDPAPGADACGLPGPPSELLLPLRPGPRADWFTGASLAGLWRAAFRVSPRSNRIGLRTEAGPALVRARAGELPSEGMVLGAVQVPPDGLPVVFLADHPVTGGYPVVGVVPPGPALDAAAQARPGVPVRFVRSR; encoded by the coding sequence GTGGCTGAGGGGCTGCTGGTGGTGCGGCCGGGGGCGCTGACGACGGTCCAGGACCGGGGGCGCCCGGGGTACGCGCATCTGGGGGTCCCGCGCTCGGGAGCCCTCGACACGGCGGCGTACGCGCTGGCCAACCGGCTCGTCGGCAACGCTCCGGACGCGGCGGCGCTGGAGACGACCCTGGACGGGGTCGGGCTGCGGGCCCTGGCTGCGACCACCGTGGCGGTCACGGGCGCGCCCTGTCCGGTACGGATCTCCGGTCGCCCGGTGGCCTGGGGGGCGCCGGTCCGGCTCCCGGCGGGGGCGGAGCTGGAGGTGGGCCGGGCGGAGTCGGGAGTGCGCGGCTACGTCGCGGTGCGGGGAGGCCTGACCGTCCCGCCGGTCCTGGGCAGTCGCTCCACGGACCTGCTGTCCGGGCTGGGGCCGCCGGTCCTGTCGGCCGGGATGCTGCTGCCGGTCGGCCTGCCGGGCCCGGATCCGGCCCCCGGGGCGGATGCCTGCGGCCTGCCCGGGCCGCCTTCGGAGCTGCTGCTCCCGCTGCGGCCGGGGCCGAGGGCGGACTGGTTCACGGGGGCCTCGCTGGCCGGGCTGTGGCGGGCGGCGTTCCGGGTGTCGCCGAGGTCGAACCGGATCGGGCTGCGCACGGAGGCGGGCCCCGCGCTGGTCCGCGCCCGGGCGGGCGAGCTGCCGAGCGAGGGCATGGTGCTGGGCGCGGTCCAGGTGCCGCCGGACGGGCTGCCGGTGGTGTTCCTGGCCGATCACCCGGTGACGGGCGGCTACCCGGTGGTGGGCGTGGTCCCGCCGGGACCGGCCCTGGACGCGGCGGCGCAGGCCCGGCCGGGCGTGCCGGTCAGGTTCGTGAGGTCCCGGTGA